TGCCATCAAAACGTATTGCAAACTCACAATCACAGTTGGCATGAATATGTTCAGCATGCTCACCTCTTAGAATTGCTTTACTAGCAGGCATCCACCCCAAAGATGATAAATGCATACAAAAAGCGCAAGTATCACCATGTGAAACCCACGCCCACTCTGCGTTATCACGTTTCGCATTTTTTAGCATCGTATCAGAAGCTGCCGTTTTAACAAGTCTCTCTATTGCCGGAATCATGTTCAGCGTCCCTTGTGTTTTCAAAAGTGCGCCAGCAACTTCATGACGATTAGCAATTGCTGCAGGCTCAGCAGGATTAACATATGCCCCTTGTGCCTCAGCTAACGCATCATACATTTGACATGCTAATTCAGAACCAGCTTCACCATATTTCATAACGAGAGCATGTGCATATGTTATAACCGACTCAATATCATTTAATCCATGTTTATCAATGTATGCTTGCAATAATTCTCCAGCTTTTGTATTGATTGCAGACAGCTTACTAACGTATTTCTGCCAATCATTCGCTGATATCTGCATTGAATTCTTCACTCAATACTTGAGTGCCTCTAGAGCGCTGCTCCTGTGCATTAATTCTGCGGATATCTGCCTGATCAAAGCCAACCATTTCTAGGAATGTATCTGTTTGACTAAAGTTTGGACGAACACTTGCAATTTTAACAGCTGCATCTGCTGTAACAGATACAGATGGCATTGCTGGATTTTTAAAATGCGGAACAATGCTTTCTTCTTCATCTGTCAGCTTATCTAGTTCTACCCCACGCACTATAGCTTGCGCCATTCTAGCAATAACCTTTAGGGCATCACTGTTAGTCGTATTTAATTGTTCCGCAAGTAAAACAAGAGTTTGAGATTGTGCAAGAATCGCATCACTAGATGTAGGATTAGCATCATTTACAACGCCTGTATCAGTGACTGTCAATCCAGTCGCAGCACTAAATTGTGTTGCCAGCATGCGTAACATTTGAACGTGCGGTTCTAATGTTCCTTGTGAAAGTTGCCCAAATTCAGGAGTTTGACCAGTATCAGGATTTGTTGTTCCAGCAATGATTGAACCAACATATGTTTTGAACTTCTCATTTATCAATGCATCATATTGTTCATCTGTAATTCCTAATAGATACTTTTGTGGAGTAGTAGAAAATTCTAATGCAATTGATGCATTTGCAACCGTTCTAACATATCCTTCAATCAATCGTCTAACTGGTTCTTTAATTCTTGATCTACCAAATGGTTTATCACTTGTAGCATTCCAAACAAGTGGCTCCATCAATGGTCTTCCCATTATATGTGGGAATTTCTCTGCCTCCCATTCATTAGAGTCTGAAATTTTAGTAAGTTCCCAAATATCAGTATCGGTATATAAATTTACATGTGAAGGTTTATACATTTGGTCTTTGTTATCAATTTTTGTATCGATAATAGCAAGTCCACAATCAATTCTTCCCTTTTCTCCATTCCAAATTGCAGAAGCAGTCAATGGTGAGTGAAAGCGAATTTTGCAACCAATATCCTCATCTGCTGATAATGTAGCGAATGTACATCCATACTTGAGCTGGTCTTTACATGCCTTCATGTATTCGGATATCAAACGATTATCACTCATTATCTTCTGTAATAAGTCATTGTTTTTTCCATTGGAACTAACAAAGCCGTCAAACATGGAACGTGCAGCTAACACATCAACTGTCTTTGCTCCCCATTCACATCCAATTTCAAGACTATTTAAACCATTTGGAAGTGCAATTCCCAAATTGACATCAGACAATCTAACATGACCACCATAATATCGATTCTTCTTATCATTGCTACTTTTATGATTATCCCAAAGTTTAATTAATTTTCTTAGCTTTACCTCTTCAACAGATGGCAGGCCATGTATTTTTCCAATTCCTAACGTGAAATTCATTTTACCTCCTAACCAATTCGCATTTTGCGTTTTGGATCTCGCTTACTTGTTTTTGCTCCCCATAACGCTAATGCACATGCCTCAATAGGGATTGAATTACTACCACCAAAGCCATATCCACCACCAATAGAACGCTTGGTTGAATTTATGGCGCTATCATTTAAATCTTCTTGGTATCGATACCACGTAAGACTATTTTCGTTAACACTATCAATTAATAGAGTTGCTGCCGAAATCATATCCTTTGCATTTGGCCTGATTATTGACGACTTTAATCTCCACGTTTCAGAGATTCTATCAATCAATAAATCAACACCATTTCGGCCATCAATCACTACACAAGAAGCATCGTGATAACGTTCGTTCAACCAATCACTCAACCACCTTGTGCTTTGTGATGTGGACTTTCTTTCAATCTGCGATATTCTTGCAGGACCATTTTCCGGAATCACAGCACCGCATAAACACACCTCGGTTCCATCAATCGAGAATTTAATTCCATATGCTGTTTTTCCTTCCGGCTTACTTTCGTCCGAAATACATTTATTCCATGCATCTTTATCGATTGCATATTCTTCTTTATTTTCTAAAATTGGAGACCACCACCCTAATCGTTCACGTGCAAACGTATCAGCATCCATCTGTTCACATTCAGAAGCAATTGTGCTTTCTAAGATTCTTCTACCAAGTGCCGGATTCGTTCTGTACCATCTGCTTCTATCGTTCACATCTCCTATTTCTTTTTCAGAGAACTCAGACCAGGATGTGTTGTCGCTCTTTCCGCTAATTGCTTTATCTCGAATCTTTCTAAAAACAGTTCCTTCGCAATGTTCATCCGGTGGAGTTCCAATATAAATCGTTTGTGGATTTTTACTTGCTGCAAGTGCAGGAAGAAATGAAGCTTGTTGTTCTGTCGTCAATTCCTGTGCTTCATCGAAAATTAAAAGGTCGCCATGAAGACCACGACCACCATTTCTTGTTCTAGCAACAAAAACAATCCTTCCACCATTTTTTAAAATAATCTGTTCTCTGCCTAAAGCATTTCTAATCTCTCTAACATACTTGCTTAATTTCGGACTTTCAAAGAGTCCTCGTAATTCCAAAAATGTCTCAGTTGCAGTTTTTTGTAAATGAGCAGTGTAGACTACCCATTCACCGAATAGAATCATGCCCGCTGCACTTCTCCCAGAAACATTTAGTGTTTTTCCATTTTGTCTAGGAACAGATAATCCACATGTAGAAGAAGACCACAGTTCTTCTTCGTTACGCCCCATCCAATCTAGCATTGCATTCTCTTGCCACGGATCAGGGCGAAGCTTACCAATCTTTAAAATCTTAACAGCATCATCACCATCTGAGTATTCGTAATCTGGAACGATTCTAACGGACGGCTCCTGACTTCCCATCAGCTTCTCTCGTTGACAAGATTTCACTGATTTCATCATCACTATCAGTCATCCCTTCTATCTGTTCTATCTCGTTGATTGTTTCTCGATACTGTTTTGCAATTGGTCCTAAATCTTTAGGCGGCAAGCCAGAATCAATCTGATCAGCAAGAACCAAAGCAAGTGCTTTGAGCATTTCCAATCGTGATTTTTTCTTTGTTATTCCTTTTAGTTTTGCCACCTAATTACCCCTTTCAAAATTTCCCTGTGTGTAAATCGGCGCTCACGGCCCTGAGTCGCCTCGCCTTACGGGAGGGGTACTACCCCACCTATTGTGGAAAACTACCAATCCCCATCTTTTATAGTAGGTTTCTTTTGTGCTAAATTCGTTGTATTTATGCCGATTTTGTCGCTTTTTAGCTGATTGCAGATATAATGTGCTGCTTGTAGATTATTCCAATC
This genomic window from Solobacterium moorei contains:
- a CDS encoding terminase large subunit; translated protein: MMKSVKSCQREKLMGSQEPSVRIVPDYEYSDGDDAVKILKIGKLRPDPWQENAMLDWMGRNEEELWSSSTCGLSVPRQNGKTLNVSGRSAAGMILFGEWVVYTAHLQKTATETFLELRGLFESPKLSKYVREIRNALGREQIILKNGGRIVFVARTRNGGRGLHGDLLIFDEAQELTTEQQASFLPALAASKNPQTIYIGTPPDEHCEGTVFRKIRDKAISGKSDNTSWSEFSEKEIGDVNDRSRWYRTNPALGRRILESTIASECEQMDADTFARERLGWWSPILENKEEYAIDKDAWNKCISDESKPEGKTAYGIKFSIDGTEVCLCGAVIPENGPARISQIERKSTSQSTRWLSDWLNERYHDASCVVIDGRNGVDLLIDRISETWRLKSSIIRPNAKDMISAATLLIDSVNENSLTWYRYQEDLNDSAINSTKRSIGGGYGFGGSNSIPIEACALALWGAKTSKRDPKRKMRIG
- a CDS encoding phage portal protein, whose product is MNFTLGIGKIHGLPSVEEVKLRKLIKLWDNHKSSNDKKNRYYGGHVRLSDVNLGIALPNGLNSLEIGCEWGAKTVDVLAARSMFDGFVSSNGKNNDLLQKIMSDNRLISEYMKACKDQLKYGCTFATLSADEDIGCKIRFHSPLTASAIWNGEKGRIDCGLAIIDTKIDNKDQMYKPSHVNLYTDTDIWELTKISDSNEWEAEKFPHIMGRPLMEPLVWNATSDKPFGRSRIKEPVRRLIEGYVRTVANASIALEFSTTPQKYLLGITDEQYDALINEKFKTYVGSIIAGTTNPDTGQTPEFGQLSQGTLEPHVQMLRMLATQFSAATGLTVTDTGVVNDANPTSSDAILAQSQTLVLLAEQLNTTNSDALKVIARMAQAIVRGVELDKLTDEEESIVPHFKNPAMPSVSVTADAAVKIASVRPNFSQTDTFLEMVGFDQADIRRINAQEQRSRGTQVLSEEFNADISE